A stretch of Camelina sativa cultivar DH55 chromosome 18, Cs, whole genome shotgun sequence DNA encodes these proteins:
- the LOC104763108 gene encoding uncharacterized protein LOC104763108 yields MSLTDKNIRNPFSSIQNKAMSMSSIANEKSDYARTATSFRNFVSQKPDSQFPAKSGRYHLYISYACPWASRCLAVLKLKGLKKAISFSSVQPVWRKTKESDDHMGWVFLDSDTEVLGADTDRLNGARSIRELYDIASSNYTGKYTVPVLWDKKLKTIVNNESSEIIQMFNTKFIHVAENPSLVLHPPS; encoded by the exons ATGTCCCTTACCGATAAAAACATCAGAAATCCGTTCAGCTCCATTCAAAACAAAG CAATGTCAATGTCATCAATAGCTAACGAGAAGTCGGATTATGCTAGAACCGCAACGTCATTCCGGAACTTTGTATCACAAAAACCTGATTCACAGTTTCCAGCAAAGTCAGGAAGATACCATCTTTACATATCTTACGCTTGTCCATGGGCTTCAAGATGTCTTGCAGTATTGAAACTCAAAGGGCTTAAAAAAGCAATAAGCTTCTCG TCTGTCCAACCAGTTTGgagaaaaaccaaagaaagCGACGACCATATGGGATGGGTTTTTCTAGATTCAGATACAGAAGTTCTTGGAGCTGATACTGATCGTCTTAATGGTGCAAGAAGCATAAGAGAACTTTATGATATCGCTAGCTCGAACTACACGGGCAAATACACTGTTCCTG TTCTTTGGGATAAGAAGCTTAAGACTATAGTTAACAATGAGAGCTCTGAGATAATCCAAATGTTCAATACGAAGTTCATTCATGTTGCAGAAAACCcttctcttgttcttcaccCTCCCAGTTGA
- the LOC104760438 gene encoding probable acyl-activating enzyme 5, peroxisomal, with translation MEEIKPCAANSPPLTPLGFLERAAIVYGDCTSIVYGSNTVYTWRETNLRCLRVASSLSSLGIGKSDVVSVLSPNTPAMYELQFAVPMSGAILNNINTRLDVRTVSVLLTHSESKLLFVDIFFCSLAIEAIAMMTTDPPVLVFVADKEEEGGGGDADLADCNKFSYTYDDLIQRGDPNFKWIRPESEWDPVVLNYTSGTTSAPKGVLHCHRGIYVMSVDSQIDWTVPKNPVYLWIVPIFHANGWTYPWGIAAVGGTNVCLRKVNVPLVYRLIRDHGVTHMCGAPVVLNMLSSTQDSQPLNRPVNFLTAGSPPPAAVILRAESIGFVISHGYGLTETAGVVVSCAWKPQWNRLPASDRAMLKTRQGVRTIGGFTEIDVVDPDSGRSVERDGETVGEIVMRGSSIMLGYLKDRIGTEKALKNGWLYTGDVGVIHSDGYLEIKDRSKDIIITGGENVNTVEVETVLYTNPAVNEVAVVARPDEFWGETPCAFVSLKSRLSSKPTEEELIEYCRKMMPRFMVPKTVLFMNELPKTSTGKFSKFLLKEIAKNIG, from the coding sequence ATGGAGGAAATAAAGCCATGCGCCGCTAACTCGCCACCATTGACGCCGTTAGGGTTCTTGGAGAGAGCCGCCATCGTATACGGTGACTGTACCTCCATCGTTTACGGAAGTAACACCGTTTACACGTGGCGGGAAACAAACCTCCGTTGCCTCCGCGTCGCGTCCTCTCTGTCATCACTTGGGATCGGAAAGTCCGACGTCGTCTCCGTCCTTTCTCCCAATACTCCGGCGATGTACGAGCTCCAGTTCGCTGTTCCCATGTCCGGCGCAATACTCAACAACATCAACACACGCCTCGACGTACGCACCGTCTCTGTTCTTCTCACACACTCTGAATCTAAGCTTCTTTTCGTCGACATCTTCTTCTGTAGTCTAGCCATAGAAGCTATCGCGATGATGACAACTGATCCGCCCGTTCTCGTCTTCGTCGCAgataaagaagaggaaggaggaggaggagatgctGACTTGGCCGATTGCAACAAATTCAGTTACACTTACGATGACCTGATCCAGAGAGGTGATCCGAATTTCAAATGGATCCGACCCGAAAGCGAATGGGATCCAGTTGTGCTTAATTACACTTCTGGTACAACTTCGGCTCCTAAAGGAGTGTTACACTGCCACAGGGGCATTTACGTTATGTCAGTTGACTCACAAATCGATTGGACCGTACCGAAAAATCCGGTTTACTTATGGATTGTACCGATATTTCACGCTAACGGTTGGACCTATCCATGGGGAATCGCCGCCGTCGGAGGAACAAACGTCTGTTTGCGCAAGGTTAACGTGCCGTTAGTCTATCGTTTGATTCGTGATCACGGCGTCACACACATGTGTGGAGCTCCGGTAGTGCTCAACATGTTATCCTCGACTCAGGACTCGCAGCCTCTTAACCGTCCCGTCAACTTCTTAACCGCCGGTTCTCCGCCTCCAGCCGCCGTGATCCTCCGAGCAGAATCAATCGGGTTTGTGATCAGTCACGGTTACGGACTAACGGAAACGGCTGGTGTGGTCGTCTCCTGCGCGTGGAAGCCGCAGTGGAATCGTTTACCGGCGAGTGATCGTGCCATGTTGAAGACACGGCAAGGAGTGAGAACCATCGGAGGGTTTACTGAAATCGACGTGGTGGATCCTGACTCAGGTCGGAGCGTTGAGAGGGATGGAGAAACCGTCGGAGAAATAGTGATGAGAGGAAGCTCGATCATGCTTGGTTACTTAAAAGATCGGATCGGAACAGAGAAAGCTCTCAAGAACGGGTGGTTATACACCGGAGACGTTGGTGTGATTCATTCGGATGGTTATCTAGAGATTAAGGATAGGTCAAAAGATATAATCATAACGGGTGGAGAGAATGTGAATACCGTTGAGGTTGAAACGGTTTTGTATACGAATCCGGCGGTGAATGAAGTGGCGGTGGTGGCGAGACCTGATGAGTTTTGGGGAGAGACGCCGTGTGCGTTTGTGAGTTTGAAAAGTAGGTTGAGTTCGAAACCTACCGAGGAGGAGTTGATAGAGTATTGTAGGAAAATGATGCCTAGGTTTATGGTTCCTAAAACTGTCTTGTTTATGAATGAGTTGCCTAAGACTTCGACTGGAAAATTTTCGAAGTTTTTGCTTAAGGAGATTGCTAAGAACATTGGTTGA